DNA sequence from the Brachybacterium avium genome:
TCTCCGGGGCGCTGGATCCCTCGTCGCTGAGCCTGGAGCTGAACACCGGCCATCTCGCCGAGCGGATCTGGGCGGGACGCGATCTCACCGGTACCGAGGACGACCTGCTCGGCCTGCTGGCCGCCGCCGACCCCGCAGCGCTGCCGGCCCTGTTCCTGGACTGCGGCACCGAGGACCAGCTGCTGGGCATGAACCGGGGGTTCCTCGACGCCGCCCGGCAGCACGAGGTGGAGCTCACCTCCCGCCTGCGCGCCGGCGCGCACACCTGGGACTTCTGGGACCAGGGCATCCAGGACGTGCTGGACTGGCTACCGCTGCGCGGCTGAGCGCAGGACCGCCGCGGCGCGCCGCCGGCACCGACGATCCGCCGGCTCAGCCCGCGACCAGCGCGATCACCAGCAGTCCGAGGTAGAGGGCTACTTCGATCCCGAGGTTCAGCAGGCCGGGGGCTGTGAGGTGTGCGGCCTCCCGTCTCGTCGGCTCGGTGGGAGGGGTCCGCACCAGCAGGCGCCGGCACGCGACCACGACGCCCGCGCTCAGCGCGAGGGTGAGCAGCCACGGCAGCCACCACAGCGCAGCCGGGACGATCCCGATCACCCCGAGGATCGCGAGGATGCTCGCGCCGCCGAGGGCGCGCTGGAGGATCCGCCACGGATGCTGATGGCGTCGGAAGAGGGTCACGACGGCGCTCAGCAGCACGATCGAGAGCACCAGTGCGGACAGCAGCGGCAGCAGACCCAGCACGGTCGTCACAGGGCCACCTCCCCGGTGAGGATGTCCACCGCGAGCGCATCGACGCTGCGGGCGGTGTCGGTGAGGATCACGATCCCTCTGCCGGTCTCCGGCGTGAAGCCCACGAAGGCGGCGAAGCCGCCGGTCATCCCGTTGTGGAAGGTGTGCCAGGTGCCGTCGCCGAAGTCCTCCTGGAACCAGTTCATGCCGTGGCGCCGGGTCGCGCTGGATTCGACCAGGATCTCGGAGGCGGCGGCCGCGCCCGGGGCCGAGCCGTCGAGGGTCCCGGTCAGGTAGGTGGCGAGATCCGCGGCGGTGGAGCGGATGCCGCCCGCCGGGGCGCTGCCGTTCATGGTCCACGGGGCCTGCGGCAGGCCGCTTCTGCCCCGGCCGCGGGTGGCGGACTCCCGGAGGTTCCCGGAGGTGACCGGGGCGTAGGTTCCCTCCAGCCCTAGGGGCTCGAGGACCCGCTGGGCGAGCAGCTCGGCGTACTCGGTCCCGGCCGCACGGGCCAGCAGCTGACCCTGGAGCGCGACGCCGAGGTTCGAGTACGCGAAGCTGCCCCGCTGGGAGAGGGTGCTGTCCAGGGCGTCGCTGATCACCTGCGAGGCGTCGCGGCCCGCGTAGGGGTCCTTGCGCAAGAAGGCGGCGAGCACGGTCCCGGCGAGGCCGCTGCTGGCCAGGCGGGGGAGCCCGGAGGTGTGGGTGGCGAGTTCGGCGAGGGTGACGTCCGCGATCTCGCTGCCCTGCGCCTCCTCGCCGAGCACCTCGGCGACGGTGGTTCCCGTCGTGACCTCGCCGCGGGTGATGGCCTCGGCCAGCAGCGCGCCGGCGAAGGTCTTGGAGACCGAGCCGATCTCGAACTCGTCGGTCGGCCCGGCTCCGAAGCCGGCGAAGCGCGCCTCGCCGGTGCCGTCGAGGTGGGCGATGGCCACTCGACGGTGCCCGTCCAGATGTGGGGCGAGAGCTTCGGTCAGCTGCTGATCTCCCCGGGGGTCTCCGAGACTCGCGGGGCGGGGATTGGTCAGCGCGGACAGTCCGAGGATCCCGACGACAGCGGGGATGCCGACGGTCAGGACGGTGCGCCGACTGGTCGGTCGTGAGCCCGGTGTGCCGCTCGCAGCGGAGTTCTCGGGCGTGTCAGAGGGGGACGAGGTGCCGGTGCCCTCAGCGGGTCGTTCAGGGGGCATGGTCACCCTTTCTCCAGGGCGGTGATGATGGCGAGCAGGGGCACCACGCGCGGCGTGGCCAGGGCCCAGCTGCCGCGGCGCGGCGTGGTCACCCAGCCCCCGCCCTGCAGCGCGGAGAGGTGGTGGTAGGCGACACCCGTCGAGGCCAGCTCCAGTTCGTCCACGAGCTGGGCGACGGTGTGCTCGCCGTCCAGCAGGCGGCGCAGCATCGCCAGGCGCAGGGGGTGGCCGAGCGCCGCGACCGTCTCCGCGTGCTCGGCCCAGTCCGTCGCCAGCAGGTGCTCGGTGGGTCGGCCCCACTGGTACTCGAGGTGCCCGGCACCCACGTCCACCGCCCCGGCGAAGACCACCGCGCCGGGGGCGGGGCAGTGCTCTTTCAGGGAGGTCAGCGCCCAGAACGGATCCTCGACGGGCTCCGCGGAGGACTGCTCGGGGGCGGTCGCGGCCGCGCTCGCCGCAGCACCCGGACGCGGAGGGGACGAGGGGGTGTAGTGGCCGCTCTCGGGGTGCTGCTCCGTGGAGTCGGCCGTGGTGTCGGCGGATTCCAGCGCCGCCACCCGCGCCTCGAGCGCTGCCAATCGGGCGGGGAGGTCCGGAGGGGACGAGTCGGGGTGCGGCGCCATGACGCCAATATATCCGTAAATCCGGAATAACAGAAGACCTGCTCGAGAACTGTCTGGCCGTGCTCGGCAGCGCGTGCCGCCGCGCCCTTCCCCGGAATGCCCGACGGGAGGCGCCCTGCATGCGGCACGATGGACCTCTCAGCACCGGCCGACACCACCTCGTCGGCCTCCGACCATCTCCGGGAGAGACCGTGGCCATCTTCGCCGTCCAGTACACCTACACCGACGATGCGCAGCGCGTCGCCACCTTCCGGCCCGAGCATCGCGAGCACCTCTCCGAGCTGCGCCGGGAGGGGACCCTGCTGCTCGCCGGCGCGCTGGACGGCGATCCGGGCGCACTGCTGATCGTCGTCGCGGACTCCGCAGAGGACGCGCTCGCGAAGCTCGACGGCGACCCCTTCAAGCGCGAGCGCGTCATCGTCGACCGCGACGCGCGCGAGTGGAGCGTGGCGATCGGGGAGCTGCCGGGCGCCTGAGCGGGCACCCCGGGCTCAGGCTTCGCGCCGCTCGGCCTCCTGCAGCTCCATCAGCTCGGCCGCGGTGGCGCGGGGCCGGACCGCCTCGCCGACCAGCACCAGCGGCAGGACCTCGGCGCCGCCGTGCTCGGCCAGCAGCTGCTGGGCCTGCGCGTCGCGATGCACGTTCACCCACACCACGTCCTCGCGCGGCGAACGGAACGCGACCTGGAGCCGCGAGGAGCGCGGATCGCCCGGCGCCCACAGCACGATCGCGGTGCCCACCTCGCGCTGCGCCAAGGCGGTGGCCAGGGGCGTGTGCTCCCCGGCCCGCAGCGGACTGGTCCAGTACGCCATGAACAGCGAGAACAGGGCGACCGCCACGGCGCCTATCCACTGCTCGGCCAGGATCAGCACGACGGCCAGCAGCAGGCCGCCCACCAGCAGCAGGGCGGGTCGGAGCCAGGCTCGAGCCGGGACCCGTGCGGGTCGCGAACTCTGGCCGCCCGTGCTCGGCTCGTCGGCGCTCAGATCATCACCGCCGTGGCCAGGCGCTCGGTGGTCTCGGCCACCAGCGCATCGCGCAGGGCGCCCACGGCCGGGATGGCCAGTGCGCCGCGCCGGTTCAGCAGGCCGATCATCCGGTTGTCCAGGTCCGGGATCGCCCGCACCACCACATCGGCCGACGGCGCCGCCTCCAGGGCGGTCTCCGGCATCAGCGCCACCCCGCCGCCGTGCATGATCAGCTGCTGGACCACGATCGTGTCATCGGTGGAGTGGCGCACCTGCGGGGAGAAGCCCGCCCGACGCGCGCTGGAGAGCAGGTTCGCGCGGCAGCGCTCGCAGCCCGCGATCCAGGGATCCTTCGCGAGGTCGCCGAGGGTGAGGTCGGGGTCCTCGGCCAAGGGGTGGTCGCGCGGCAGCACCGCCATCACCCGGTCCTCCATCAGCGCGGTCCACTCCAGGGTGCCCTCGTCCCCGATGTCGGAGCAGGGGTAGCGGAACACCAGAGCGAGATCGAGTTCGCCCTCGCGCAGCGCGATCACCGCGTCCGGCGGCTCGAGCTCGGAGAAGGTGACGTCCAGCTCCGGCGCCGTCTCGGTCAGCCGGTTCAGCACGGGTGGCAGCAGCATCGCCGCGGCCGACGGGAAGGTCCCGAACTTCACCGTGCCGCGGCGCAGGGCGGTGATGTCGGCGAGCTCCTCCTCGGCGGCGTGCAGCTGCGCCGCGATCGCCTCGGCATGGGCGGCGAGCCGGCTGCCGGCCTCCGTCGGCGTGATCCCGGCGGAGGAGCGCAGCAGCAGCTGCGTGCCCACCTCCTTCTCCAGCGCCGCGAGGTGCTGGGAGACCGCAGGCTGGGTCCAGCCCAGCTCGCGGGCGCCGGCGCCGATCGAGCCGTTGCGCACCACGGTGCGGAAGATGAGCAGGCGACGAGGATCCATGCCCCCATGGTAGGCGCAGGTGGCAAGCCAGGCTTATGGGTTCGGGCACACCGCTCCGGTGCCGGGATCAGGGTGTGGTGGCGGCAGGCTCCCCCGGATAGGTGCCGATGCTCCACAGGTTCCCCTCCGGGGAGGCGATCGTGACGTCCCGGCCTCCGTGCTCCGGTGCGCGCAGCGGCTGCACGATCCGGGCCCCGGCGCCCTTCGCGCGCTCGACGAGGGCGTCGAGCTCGGCGTCATCGATCACCAGGTAGGCGCCGAGCGTGCCGGGCTCACGCCGGTACTCGCCGTCGGGCTTGTGGGTGCCGAGCATGACCGCGCCGCCGCCGGGCCAGTCCAGCTGGGCGTGCGCGATGGCCTCGCCCTCTCCAGGGACCACCAGGGTCTCGACGAATCCGAGCACCTCGCACAGGAAGCGGATCTCGCCGCGGGCGTCGAGGGCCTGGAAGGCGGGGAAGACGCCGACGTGGGGCTCGGGGCTGTTGGTGGTGTGCGGGCTGCCGGTGGTGTCCATGGCTCAATCCTGCGCCGTGCCGTGGCCGCCGGCTTGAAGGTTTCGGCGCTCCTCGCAGATCCACCGGCTCGGAGTCGTGCCCGTGAAGCGGCCGAACTCCCGGGTCAGGTGGGCGTGGTCCGCGTAACCGCACTCCGCGGCGATACCCGACAGGTCCGGGGAGCGCCCGGCGTGGACGGCGCCGGCGATCCTCCCCAGTGCGGCCTCGAACCGGGCGAGCCGGGCCGCGCTCTTGGGCCCGATCCCGAACTCGCGGGTGAACTCGGTGCGCAGCTGCCGCGGGGAGAGCAGCACCCGGCGGGCGAGGGCCTCCACCGCGATCCGGCCGCGGGAGGTGAGCAGCAGGCGCCACGCCTCGGCGAGCTCCGGGCGGAGCTGCCCGGCTCCGGCCGGCGCGGCATCGCACCGGGCGCGGAAGTCGCCGGCGATCCGCTCCAGGCGCTCCGGCCCTGCGGCCATCCCGCCGATCTGCTCCCACAGGTCCCGCCCGGCGCGGCCCAGCACCGCAGCGCCGTCGAAGCCGCCGACGAGATCGGCGGCCCGCACCCCGCACAGCAACCGAGCAGCGCACGGATCGAGCTGCAGCTGGATGCCCTCCTGGTGCGTGGGCTGCTCGATGAGCACCGGCGCGGTGTGCAGACCGGCCAGGACCAGTTCCGCCCGCGGTCCGAGGATCGCCCCGTCCTCAGGACGGATCCCGGGGGCCGCCCCGGCGGCGGCGATCTCCTGCAAGCCCACCACCGGGCCGTCCAGGCTGAAGATCGTGGTGAGAGTGGTGCTCGGCAGGCCGCGGTGCACCCCCGGCTCCAGGCCACTGGCCCGGTAGATCGAGCCGCTGCGCACGCCGGGCACCGCACCGTGCGCCACGCTGGTGAACTCGAGCGTGGCGGGCGGCGCGGCCGGGGTACTCACCCTGACAGCCTGGCCGCGATCACCGCGCCGGGCAAGAGGGGGCTCGTCGGCTCATCGCTGGCCGCTGCTCCCGCGCGGCGGGCAGACGCGTGCTGGAACCGGTGCGAGGCCCCATCATCGGTCCCCAGCGTGCACTTGTCGGCCTCGAGACCGAGCAGAGCGGCTGCTCGTCACCCCACCGGCAGCCCCAGGTTCTCCCGCAGCGTCGAGCCGGCGTACTCGGCCGGATACACGCCGCGCTCCTGCAGGCGAGGGACCAGCTCGTCCACGATGTCGTCGAGACCGGAGGGGATCAGCCAGGGGGTGATGTTCAGCCCGTCGATCGCTCCCAGCCGGGCGAACTCCACCAGACGGTCGGCGACCGTGTCGTAGCTGCCGGTGAAGGTGCCGCGGCGGGCCCCGGCCCGCGCCCGCGCGAACTCGAGGATCGACTGGCCCTTCTCCGCGGCCTCCTCGCGCCAGGTACGGGTGAGCTGCTCGGCGTCGGCGAACTGGAAGCCGGCCCCGCGGGTCACCCCCGATTCGACCACCTCCGGCGGCACATCCGGCAGCGGACCATCGGGATCGAACGCCGACAGGTCCCGGCCCCAGTACTGCTCGAGCAGCGCCAGCGCCTGCTCCGGGCCGATCTGCTGGTCCCGCACCCAGCGCACCTTCTCCGCGGCCTCCGCCTCGGTGGCGGCCAGGATGATCTCGGCCCCGGGCAGGATCTTCACGCTCCCGGGATCACGACCCGCGGCGAGGGTCCGTTCGACGATGCCGCGACGGAAATCGACCGCGGCCTCGAGCGTGCCGTGCGGGGAGAAGACGACGTCCGCGGTGCGGGCGGCGAAGTCCTGTCCCGCCGGGGAGGCCCCGGCCTGGAACAGCACCGGACGCCCCTGCGCCGAGGCAGGCAGATCGCCGTGGGCGCGCACCGCGTAGTGGGCACCGTCGTGCGCGATCTGCTCCCCGCGCCAGAACTGCTCGGCGACCCGCACGAACGCCTCGGCATGCACATACCGGTCAGCATGGTCGAGGTAGCCGCCGCGGCGGAAGTTCTCCCCGGTCCAGGCGTTGTCGGTGGTGACGACGTTCCAGCCGGCCCGGCCCCCGGAGAGCAGGTCGAGGGTCTGCAGGCGTCGGGCGAGGTCGACCGGATCGTTGAAGGTGGTGTTCTGGGTGGCGACCAGCCCGATGCGCTCCGTGACGCCGGCCAGCGCCGCGAGCAGGGTCTGCGCATCGGGACGACCGGCCACGTCCAGCTCGAAGGGGACCCCGCGGTGCTCCCGCAGCCGCAGCCCCTCCCCGAGGAAGAACGCCGCGAACCGCCCGCGCTCGGCGGTGCGCGCCAGTGCCTCGAACGATTCCCATGCCACCTGGTCCCCGCTGGCAGGCAGGCGCCAGATGGTCGAGGAGTTCACGCCCTGGAAGAACACGCCGAAGGCGAGCTGCCCGGTGGGGGCGTGGGCGGGGTGGAGCGGATGCGCGGCCGGGCCGGTGGCCAGGGCGGCGGCCTCCGGGGAGAGCGGTGCCTGCGTGTGGGCGGTGGTCATGCGGACTCCTCGCGGATCTGGCGGGCGCGGTCGCTGCGCCGCGCAGGGTCGGGGCGGAACGGCGCGGCGGGCAGGCCGAGCCGGGTGCGGAGCGTGCGCCGCGGAACAGGGGCCGGGGCCACGAGTGCCCGGGATCGCAGCGCGGCGGCGAGCTGCGCGACGGTGCCCAGTGGGTCGGCCTCCAGATCCAGACCCACCAGGCGCACCAGCCGCACCGGGCCGGCGGATTCGATCCGGGCGGCGAGCTGTCGGGTGCGGGCCCCGCCGGAGACGTCGAGGTCCAGCGCCCGCCCGTCGGCCAGCTCCGCGGCCGTGCGCTCGCCGACGGCCGCCCGGTCCGTATCCGCGACCAGCACCGGGAGCAGCCCCTGCGGGGAGCGGGGCGTGATCGCCGGACCGCGCAGCGAGAAGGTCTCGGCCTCGATGTCGGCGTACTGAAGGCGAGCGGCGTCGACGTACACGCCGCGCTCCGTGTCGCGCACCACGGCATCCGGCGCCCAGCTGTCCCACACCGCGCGCACGGCCGTGAGCACGTCGGCCGCCTCGCGTGCGGTCGCCTCCAGGCCGAGCACCTCTCGGCCGACGGCCGCGGGGACGGCCGGGTCGGTCTCCGCCTGCAGCAGCCACCCGGCCCGGCCATGGCTGAGGTGGTCCAGGCTCATCAGCTGCGTGGCCAGATGGAACGGCTCCACGTAGATCGCATCGGTGCGGGGCAGCAGGCCGAGCTCGCTGGTCAGCGGTGCCAGGTGGGCGGCGACGTGGATCGGGTGCAGGCCGCCGTCGCTGAGGGTGAGGGCGCCGGCGCCGGCCTCCTCGAGCCCTCGGGCGAGGCCGGCCAGGCCTGACAGCAGGGACGGGTCGGTGACCAGGTCCACGGCGAGGACGGGCAAGGGCTGGGTGGGACCGGCGCTGCGGGTCCCGGCCGACGGGGCAGGGCGGGCGACGGTGGTGCTCACGGGTTCTCCTTCGTGTGGGGGCGGGATTCGGTGAGGGCCTCTTCGCTCAGCTGCCAGCGCTCGAGGACCTGGGCGTAGGTGCCGTCGGCCATCAGGGCGTTCAGCGCTGCGGCGTAGGGGGCGGCGAGGCCGCTTCCGCCGGCGAAGGTTCCCGCGACCAGGGTCTCGTCGGGCCAGCCGGCGTTGATCCGGCCCTGCAGCTCGAAGTCGTCGCGGTGGGCGGCGATGAAGCTCAGGGAGGCGAAGGGGGAGATAAACCCGTCCACCCTCCCGGAGCCGAGGGCGAGCAGGGTGTCGGCGTTGGTGGAGTAGTTCTTCAGCTCGGCCGGTGCCTTGCCCGCGGCCTCCAGCTCGGCGTTCCAATCGGTGAGGATCCGCTCCTGGTTGGTGGCGGCGCCGACGGCGATGACGCGGCCGCTGAGGGAGTCGGCATCCTCCAGCCAGAAATCCGCTCCCTTCCGGACCAGGAACGACATGAAGGCCGCGCGGTAGGAGGCGAAGTCGAACTTCTCCAGCCGCTCGGCGTTGACGCCGATGTTCGCGTGGACCACGTCGAACTCCCCGGCCTCGAGCTTCAGCGGCCAGTTGTCCCAGGTGGTCAGCTTCAGCTCGAACTCGAGGCCGAGCTTGTCGGCCACGATCCGGGCGATGTCGATCTCCGAGCCGATGTAGGTCTGGTTGTCATCGGCCAGGAAGGACAGCGGCGCGCTGGAGGTGCCGTTGATGCCCACCCGCAGCACGCCGGATTCGGCGATCTCCGACGGCAGCAGCGCGGCGACCTCCTCGTCGGCGGTGGCACGGATCAGCTCCTGCGTGCCGGAGGTGTCGATGCCGCCCGCGCTCGCGCCGCCGCCGTCGGACGCCGTGGAGCCGTCGGCCCCGCCGGATCCGACGGAGGCTGCGGGCGCGGGGTCCGAGCAGGCGGCCAGCAGTGAGGCGGGCAGCAGCAGTCCGGAGGCCGCGAGGGCGCGGCGGGAGAGCAGATGACGGGTCATGTTTGGTCCTCGAGATGGTGGTGGGGCGGCAGGTGGGCGGGCGCGGGCCGGGCGGGGCCTCGACAGCCGGCCGCGGCGAGTGGATGGGTCGGGTGCTGGCGTGTGCGCGACCTGTACGGGGACACCGGCATGCTCATCGCTCAGCCGCCGGTACCTGACCCTCGGCCGACGAGGACTGCTCGCCGGTGCGGACCGTGGCCAGGAACGATCGGGTGCGCTCGTGGCGCGGCGCGTCCAGGACCTCCGCCGGAGGGCCCTGCTCGATGATCCGGCCGTGGTCCATGAAGACCACGGTGTCGGCGACGTCGCGGGCGAAGGGGATCTCGTGGGTGACGATGACGAGGGTGGTGCCCGCCCGGGCGAGGGAACGGATCACCGCCAGCACCTCCTCCACCAGCTCGGGATCCAGGGCGCTGGTGGGCTCGTCGAACAGCAGCACCTTCGGCTCCAGGGCGAGGGCGCGGGCGATCGCGACCCGTTGCTGCTGGCCGCCGGAGAGCTGGCGCGGATAGACCTGCTCCTTGTCGGAGAGGCCCACCAGGTCCAGCAGCTCCCGGGCCCGGGCCTCGGCCTCCCGCCGGGGTACGCCGAGGGCGCGTCGCGGCGCCTCGGTGATGTTGCCCAGCGCCGTCATGTGGGCGAAGAGGTTGAAGCCCTGGAACACCATGCCGATCGCGGTGCGCTGGCGCAGCACCTCCCGCTCGTGCAGCTCGTGCAGCAGGTCCCCGTCCCGGCGGTAGCCGATCACGTCGCCGTCCACGCTGATCAGCCCCCGGGTGACGGGCTCCAGGTGATTGATCGTGCGCAGCAGCGTGGACTTCCCCGAGCCCGAGGGGCCCAGGATCACGGTCACGGAGCCGGGCGTGATCCTCAGGTCGATGCCGCGCAGCACCTCGAGCTCCCCGAAGGATTTGTGGACGCCGCGGATCTCGACCAACCCGCCGTGCGGGGCCGCGGCCAGGGTGTCGACGGCAGATTCGGCGGGGACGGAACGCTCCCCGGGCGGGGTGGGGTGATCGGGACGGTGCGGGCTGGTCAGCGTGCTCATGCGGCGGCTCCTCTCGGAGCGGGGCGGAGGCGGTCCAGACGGGCGCGCAGCGCCTGCAGCGGGGTGGGCGGCAGGGTGCGCACCGCCCCCTTGGAGTAGTGGCGCTCGATGTAGTACTGGCCGATGGACAGCGCCGAGGTGATCACCACGTACCAGAGCGTCGCCACCAGCAGCATCGGCAGCACCTGCTGGGTGCGTCCGTAGATCAGCTGGATGGTGAAGAACAGCTCCGCATGGGCGAGCACGTAGACGATCGAGGTGCCCTTGACCAGGCCGATGATCTCGTTGAAGGCGGGCGGGAGGATCGCCCGCATCGCCTGGGGCAGCACGATCCGCAGGGAGCGGTCCCGGGCGGGGATGCCGAGGGCGCTGGCGGCCTCGAGCTGGCCCTGGTCGACCGAGAGGATGCCGCCGCGGATCATCTCCGCCGCGTACGCCGCCTGGTGCAGGCCGAGCCCGAGCACGGCCGCGAGCAGCGGGGTCATCAGATCGCTGGTGCGGGCCTCGAAGAGGGCCTGCCCGGTGAAGGGGATCCCCAGCCGCACCTGCTCGTAGAGGTAGCCGAGGTTGTACCACAGCAGCAGCTGCACCAGCAGCGGGGTGGAGCGGAAGATCCAGGAGAACGTCCAGCTCACCGATGAGATCAGAGCGGACTTCGACAGTCGCATGAGGGCCAGGGTGAGCCCCAGGCCGAAGCCGACGGTGCCCGCCAGGACGGTGAGCTTCAGGGTCTCGACCAGCCCGCGGAGGATCGACTCCGCGAAGAACCACTGGGCGACCACGCCCCACTCCCAGCGCGGGTTGGTGACGAAGGAGTACAGCACCGCGGTGACGACCAGGGCCACCCCGATCGCGAGCACCACCCGGCCCGGATGTCGGGCAGGCACCACCCGCAGGTGCGAGAGGTCCTCCGGCGGGGCCTGCCGCGGCGGGCACGGCATCTCCCGGTCTCCCGTCGCCGGGGCATGGCCGGCGGCCGGCGTGGCCTCGGGCATGCGGCGGGTGGTCTCGGGAGAGACGACGGAGGAGGTCATGAGGTGCCTTCCGTGACGGGGGATGAACCGAGGATCGGTCCACGCTTGCAGTCACCGAGGTTATAAGTGAATCTAATGGGGATGCAAGGCGAGCGCTATGACTCGTCATGGTTCGACACAGAAGCACCCAGAAGGGATCCCGACGGATGAACTCCTCGATCACGGCAGTGAGCACCCGCCTCGTCCTCGTCGGCGGCGGTCCGCGGGCGATCGGCGTGCTCGAGCGGCTCAGCGCGAATGCCCGCTCGTCCGCGCAGGCCGACGCCCTGCGGCAGCTGCCCCTGCATGTGGACATCGTGGATCCGCATCTGCCTGGAGCCGGGCGCATCTGGCGGGCCGACGAGAGCCCCCTGCTGCTGATGAACTCCCGCGCCGCCGACGTCTCGATCTTCCCCGACGAGACCGTCCGCTGCGAGGGTCCGATCACGGCTGGTCCCTCCCTCGCCGAGTGGGCCGACGGGATCCGCCGCGGCCGGATCACCGCCCCCACCGCCGGCACCGCGCGCCTGGCCGAGATCGAAGCACTGCAGGCCACGGACTTCGCGAGCCGCCGGGTGCAGGCGCTCTACCTCGAATGGTTCTTCGGGCAAGTGCTCGCCGCGCTGCCGGAGGCCGTCAGCGTCACCATCCACCGCACCACGGCGACCGCTGTGCACCCCGCCGCGCGCGCTGCTGTGCACCCCGCTGCGGATCCGGCCGTCGGCGACCGCAGTCCCCAGGGCTGGGTCGTCGAGCTCGAGGACCGCGCACCGCTGAGCGCGGATCTGCTGCTGCTGGCGGCCGGGCACACGGATTCCCGTCCCGCGGCGAGCAGCCACGAGCTGGCCGCCTTCGCCCGCCGCCACAGCGGCACCTATCTCCCGCCCGCGCAGGCCGGCGATACTGCGCTGGAGCTCCTGGCCCCCGGCGAGGACGTGATCGTGCGCGGCATGGGACTGGCCTTCATCGACCTGATGGCGCTGCTCACCGAAGGGCGCGGCGGCCGCTTCGTGTCGGCTCCGCTGCCGGGGGAGCCCGGGCGGCTCCGCTACCACCGGTCCGGGCGTGAACCCCGGCTGTGGGTGGGCTCGCGCCGCGGCGTGCCCTACCACTCGAAGGTCCGCGACGAGGGGGAGCCGGCCGGCCCGGGCGACCTCGTGCACGTCACCGCCGCGGCCCTCGCCGCCCGGGAGGACGCCGAGGGCCGGCTCGACTTCCGCACCGACGTGGTCCCGCTGATCGCCGCCGAGATCCGCCGCTGGGGAGTGGACGCCCCCGCCGCCGCGCCGGGCGATGCCCCCCTGGCCTGGCTCGACGACCCGCTGTCAGAGCTCCACGGCGACGCGCACCCGCAGGTCACCCGCGACGCGGTGGTGCACCACATCGAGCAGGACCTGCGCGCCCGCACCCAGGGGGACACCTCCTCGGCCCGCGCCCTGTTCCAGCTGCTGCTGCGCCTGCACGGCGTGCTGGTGGACCA
Encoded proteins:
- a CDS encoding amino acid ABC transporter ATP-binding protein — translated: MSTLTSPHRPDHPTPPGERSVPAESAVDTLAAAPHGGLVEIRGVHKSFGELEVLRGIDLRITPGSVTVILGPSGSGKSTLLRTINHLEPVTRGLISVDGDVIGYRRDGDLLHELHEREVLRQRTAIGMVFQGFNLFAHMTALGNITEAPRRALGVPRREAEARARELLDLVGLSDKEQVYPRQLSGGQQQRVAIARALALEPKVLLFDEPTSALDPELVEEVLAVIRSLARAGTTLVIVTHEIPFARDVADTVVFMDHGRIIEQGPPAEVLDAPRHERTRSFLATVRTGEQSSSAEGQVPAAER
- a CDS encoding FAD/NAD(P)-binding protein, with the translated sequence MNSSITAVSTRLVLVGGGPRAIGVLERLSANARSSAQADALRQLPLHVDIVDPHLPGAGRIWRADESPLLLMNSRAADVSIFPDETVRCEGPITAGPSLAEWADGIRRGRITAPTAGTARLAEIEALQATDFASRRVQALYLEWFFGQVLAALPEAVSVTIHRTTATAVHPAARAAVHPAADPAVGDRSPQGWVVELEDRAPLSADLLLLAAGHTDSRPAASSHELAAFARRHSGTYLPPAQAGDTALELLAPGEDVIVRGMGLAFIDLMALLTEGRGGRFVSAPLPGEPGRLRYHRSGREPRLWVGSRRGVPYHSKVRDEGEPAGPGDLVHVTAAALAAREDAEGRLDFRTDVVPLIAAEIRRWGVDAPAAAPGDAPLAWLDDPLSELHGDAHPQVTRDAVVHHIEQDLRARTQGDTSSARALFQLLLRLHGVLVDQLPASRLRGGAEGGYPRWWHSLFSFVDSGPPPHRLHQLLALERAGVVRFLGPRIAVTADESSGRFTARGAAGAQVRADALVDAFLPTATLRHSTNPLLRDLVEGSSAVGREAAAFPGTLEVDQRHRVLGPDGSAQENLWALGPWTSELPLGAFARPGTDAACHRRNDALARELLGAAQRRAITPPTHLAVSVADAASRARVPGPSRALLPRRPRLGVLGPGKIGSALARTALRSGLEVQVAGRSSAPALAARLPGARPVGLTDLAASSDVVALTVPLHVALGLDPGALQDVIVIDATNPWGETDAAAVASARAALGDLDATLSTSELLAARLPQSQVVKTLNHIGYHDLEDHGRQDGHPRRRALAVAADDPRAADEVSGLLQRLGYDSVIVGTLADGRDLEPGAALFGTWSTAEELSRRRLELLSAL
- a CDS encoding amino acid ABC transporter permease, with translation MTSSVVSPETTRRMPEATPAAGHAPATGDREMPCPPRQAPPEDLSHLRVVPARHPGRVVLAIGVALVVTAVLYSFVTNPRWEWGVVAQWFFAESILRGLVETLKLTVLAGTVGFGLGLTLALMRLSKSALISSVSWTFSWIFRSTPLLVQLLLWYNLGYLYEQVRLGIPFTGQALFEARTSDLMTPLLAAVLGLGLHQAAYAAEMIRGGILSVDQGQLEAASALGIPARDRSLRIVLPQAMRAILPPAFNEIIGLVKGTSIVYVLAHAELFFTIQLIYGRTQQVLPMLLVATLWYVVITSALSIGQYYIERHYSKGAVRTLPPTPLQALRARLDRLRPAPRGAAA